A stretch of DNA from Sphingobacteriales bacterium:
AAGTACATCTGCTTTCCCGCGTTTTACCGCTACTGTATGCTCAAAATGAGCAGATGGCTTGCCGTCTTTAGTGACTATCGTCCACTTATCGGGTAATGTACGTACCTGATAAGTACCTAAATTTATCATTGGCTCAATGGCTATCACCAGTCCTTCCTGCAACATTGGTCCTTTTCCTCTTTTGCCGTAATTGGGCACATCCGGTTCTTCGTGGAGGTTTCTGCCCACACCATGTCCTATTAAATCGCGCACCACCCCGTAGTTATGGTCAATCTCGCAATATTTCTGAACTGCAAAGCTGATATCTCCCACTCTGTTTCCCGCGATTGCCTTTTCAATGCCCAAATAGAGCGAATTGAACGTAACCTGCAACAATTTTTTGATTTCTGCAGGAATATCCCCAATTGGGAAGGTAAAGGCAGAATCGCCGTAAAACTCGTCTTTGCACACGCCGCAGTCAATGGAGAGGATATCCCCTTCCTTGATTTCTCTGTCGGATGGAAAGCCGTGTAC
This window harbors:
- the map gene encoding type I methionyl aminopeptidase gives rise to the protein MIHLKTPEEIEYIRKSSLLVSQTHALLVEYIRPGVKTSRLDEIAEQFIRDNGGTPAFKGYRGFPATLCISMNEQVVHGFPSDREIKEGDILSIDCGVCKDEFYGDSAFTFPIGDIPAEIKKLLQVTFNSLYLGIEKAIAGNRVGDISFAVQKYCEIDHNYGVVRDLIGHGVGRNLHEEPDVPNYGKRGKGPMLQEGLVIAIEPMINLGTYQVRTLPDKWTIVTKDGKPSAHFEHTVAVKRGKADVLSDHNLIFEAIKKSEYIKDFR